The following nucleotide sequence is from Ornithodoros turicata isolate Travis chromosome 2, ASM3712646v1, whole genome shotgun sequence.
TTCGTGCTAAATTCGccactaaataaactagttttttttttacttccctgTGATCAGTTGTCCACGTctcatttgttttgcttttttgcaACAGAGTAGCCATCTGATATATCAGCCTCTCTATCCTATACATACATATGTGAGTGTGGTGTCTTTTATATATGCGACACTTTGTGACCAGTCGAAGCAGAAGCTGCGAACGCTATTAGCTTATCTATTGCCTAGTGCATTTTGTGATACCACGTGCAAATGTCTCTTGAAAACATGCTATTGATTGTGTGCAACACCTTAAGTGTCACATGTTGTGTTTAAAGTTCTTCAGTATGGTCGCTAAGTTTTGTGTGTAGTACACGTCATATGCATAGCTTCACTAACCATCTACCTCCTTTAGGCATCAAGGCATGCCATACAGTATCTATTTTTTCCTCACACGTTATACCTATAGTGTTGTTTAAAATGCACAACGGTGGAAAATAATTTGTGTTCTAATTGCATTCACATTCTCTCTTgttcagtttttttcttttcttggatACAGCTTTGTATCCAGAATATTTGTTTATACAGGTTATTCTTATCATATATTCATGCTAGTCAATGATGGAGGGAGGGTGGCAGTGTATTTTTAGACAACAAATGTTAGTGCATCCAGTGCAGGGAAAGTGCAATTTTTTTAGCGTTCTGTATGAGAAGTTATACACGTGTACTCATTTCTGGCATTAAGTATTGCAAATAaattctaataaatatatatgtGAACGTTCACTGTCTCTAAACTGCATGTAACCGACAAATTTGATCTCCACTTTTAACGGTGGAATAATTTAGTAAAATAAGTAAAATAATTTCAAGCTATaaatccaggtagagcagatcCATAGAGAGTCCCAAGTTGCTCCCTCAATGGTCGCACGGGACGTTCGTGGCACTTCCTGGAAAGATACTTGGGAGTTTCACTGGGAGCTCATGGGGACTAGCACGGAACGAACTGATGCAGTCCCAGGGACGTGCGCATTGTCCCAAGAGGGACGTCCCTTTTTAATCCCCGGGACAGACTTGTGTTATCTGGGGCACAATCAACAGCGTGTTTTGGCATTACGCAGATCATCCCACAAATAAAAAACGATGCAatcaagaagcctacgtcgatcgagcagacgcttCCTGCTACCATCGCCTGctacattcccgtatgctccgtagagcGGGAGGGAcgtcttgaagaacactgatatcacttacgtcAGCGGTCTAGACCGCTtgaacagctgccgtcataaaaatggcggccccatgtctgtttcgaaatggttaatttacgattattttaaaggtactgtaaagcagtagacaagcatgatatacCGGTGATGTgcctagagactttgttgcttctaaaaaccatatgcggaaccatacgaccgacaacacgctataaatatttttaattttccatgaaaaatgcggcgtagtggaggggtgcgacgcctggtgtcaaacaaccccctgtacagcgggcaacactgaaaattggtattacacaacATTACATCGGAATTTcgttcagctgtgtttgagaccttgtctgtgtttgtcgtttttttgtcccctagtctcgggtttttaagttatggatttagtaaccatattattaggttcgctgtttacctatgcattctgaaacccctgttaacagtgttttttgcgaagtaacccagaactggccgctgttcgatggaggctctccctacttctctactGTGCATGCGCGCTCCTTGTGTTCatggcctctttcgaacgaacaaactctctctgtgaacaaacaagtcccgacgtaCCGACGCGGTcaggcttcttgaacgtctccCACATTTTTTTCGACGGCTTAGCATTTCGTTttagttcgcttatccgtttatcctcacatgtggatcgttgtgtgaatTGGAGGGAAGGATTTTAAGGtagattgtggtggattgttatgtcgggcccaatGTTATACGCaggcaatgtggttgccgccgtatgtggcaggagtacggaatcatttcgaatacctagtacagtgttgcccgtaatctttaattgtaattttctaattgcACCATCGATTGGAATCAAACTtacgcagtttttgtcctggtggcttggactatcaaATAGCTACACTAAATGAGATTTGATCGGCGCTGCTTTACAGTGCCTTTAAATATGGGGATGTTTTGaggaaatgaagggtggtttcagacacagttcgatatggCCTTCCAGGATATCgttacagtttcaagaagtcaaggtaccccggagctgacctttaagtctcacaagattgatgatgatgattgttaGTATTTTTATGGGgcagcagcgacgaaggctataAAGCGCCAAAACGGTGTTAAAAGTGTCATGAGTTGTAAGTGGAGTGATAAGGTTAAAACCAGTACATGATACAAATTAAACAaagttttctgtttttttttttaaattacgtCATATTACAAGGCATTTAAAAAACTGGTGTCTCTAATGAAACTGTAGACTCTGCTGAAGGGTAAAAGAGCTTCATCGCCCAGCAGTCGGGCTGGGTGGAGCGGTAGGTGATTTATATAAAACCCGCTCGAGTGACCACGACGAAGCGCTCCTTACAACGGGCAGGAAGTAAGGATGTATAGTACAGAAAGGAGTTCGACACAGTGCGTGAGTAGTAatggctggacacagactgtcggcaactcacaacttcgtctaaacacgatttaattagcaattagagaaacaatttattcgaaaatcaacgacgctgtgacgaagaaaccgctccgaaacgtccgagtgaccagcgcccgccatgttgatAATTGGCGACGGGCAGTTGAAGGGATcaacgacaggtggccacttagttgcaaggcatcacaccagatggcaccactatcatagctctatgcgagaaagacagagaacaacgagatactagcggcaggtaaaaatggcagcactacTAAAcgagtctaggcatgcgagagaaaaggtctaaccgctactgctaaacagcacggagaaaacagtacacatcggggaaaaggcttacgggggcaatcggttaggcctaaccacagcgtcacaacactatgcagctaacacaaggcgggaaccactgggtacacatcgctaaacatgcgtcaacacgaacaaaaggcttgctcatcgctaaacaagtctaaacatgcgcgtacggcgagaaaaggcttaacacgagcacagtCAAACATTGTCAAATCACTCgctggtcaccgctaaacaagtcaaaacacgggggcacggcaaacatgcaaGAAAAGCAGCCCGGTAAAACAACGcagcaaatcactcaccttttcccccgcggtgACGGGTGTGACTGCTCCATCCAaaaggcaggcagaaactgagcggtcGCAGGGACCGCGGAGGGACCGAGCGCAAgcctgctctccgcgacagccagcgatcaactgactggggcgccgcgccgcggtagctacgcatgcgcgctcctagcgccctctgcgccgcccgcccgcgggctgtttcagtttcggctctccgctctTCCCGCTGCGTGCGAGCGCTCCTAGCGGCTGAGATAGCCGTGGGTGTGTAACCGTTTAATGACTGTGACATGAGATGCAGGCAATAAACATGCTGTGATCAGTATGCAGCCAAGTCCAGAATGAGAATATGAAGTACGCGCTCTCGCGCTTCTTCGTTAGCCACCAGTGACGCCACCACAATACCTCCCCCTTTAGATCGAGCCATAGCGGTCGACAGGATGACGATCCCGTAAGGGGTAGCGGCGTACACTGCTGTCCGGTCCCGCTGCTTCGTTTCCTGGTGCCGACGTTGGCCTGCGAACGGGAGACGGTTCAGTTGAAGTCTGGTTGTCGCCACAGGAGGTGAAGGTGTCATCAACTTCTGGGAATGGCAAGAGGCAGTCTGGTGGGAGACAAGAGGCAGGCGATGCCCTAGGAAGTTCGTCCTCCCAGGATTGAAGACTTCCcctttgcttcagatgatcttTATGTACGCGATGCATCTTACCATCAGCGTCTCGCACTCGGAATATAACGTTCCCCTCCTGGCCCACAATGGTCGCACTACTCCAGTGTCCCTTTTTGTGTGGGTCGTGCATCCAGGCACACGTGTTGGACCCAAAAGATCTGTCTCGTGCTCGTTTGTCGTGACATCGCTTCTGACGTTCCTTAGTGGCGACGTCTCTTGCAGGAGGAGATGAAGACGGACCAGCGGGCCGTACAAGATCCAGCACGGACCGATAATGCCGATTGTTGAGTAACTCACATGGTGGACGGCCGGTGGACGCATGTGGGGTTACCCGGtatttgaaaacgaaacttctCAAAACCTCCCTGTCCTCCACGCTTGAACGGGACAGCGCAGCTTTTAAAGTTCGGACAAAGTTCTCTGCTTGCCCGTTCGACTTGGGATGATATGGAGGTGTCCGAACATGAAGAATTCCTTGTTCCGACAAGAAACGTTCGAAAAGTTGACTGGTGAAAGGAGGGCCATTGTCCGACACCAGTACCTGGGGAAGACCATTGTGAAGAAAGATGTCTTTCAACACCTCAATAGTCTTGATTGCTGTGGTAGAAACCATGCGCACCACTTCTGGCCACTTGCTGAAAGCATCTACTAAGACAAAATAATGATTCCCATGCAGCTCTGCAAAATCAGCATGCAGTCGACACCAGGGCTTCTCTGGTGACTCCCACTGATGAAGTGGCACCGGAGATTCTTGTGCCGCGACGGATGCACATTGATCGCAACATCGCACCCTTGCTTCAATATCCTTGTCAAGACCTGGCCACCACAAGTATGAGCGGGCAAGCATTTTCATTTTGGTCTGTCCAACATGACAATCAAGTAGAGTGTCCAGCAAATCCGCTCGATACTTCTCCGGAATCACGGTGTGTAGTCCCCAAAGGACGCATCCTCTGTGAGATGTCAGCTCAGTTCGCTTCTGAAAATATATGGCAAACTGTGGCTCCGGATTCTTTGGCCAGTCATTGACAATAAACTCCAAGACTTGCGCCAAGCAGTGATCTTTCTGAGTGGCGTCTGCGATATGCTTAGCGGTGACTGGCAGAGTAGACATATGAAAGTCGTGTACAGAGTTAATCTCTTCGTCCTCGACGTTGAAAATTCCTTGCTGCATTTGCTCATCAAACGTCAAATCGGGGCCCTCTGGAAGCCTGGATAGTCCATCAGCATTGGCGATGTTGTTCGTAGACTTGATTTGTACATCAAACGAATACCTCATGAGGATGATTGCCCACCGCTGTAGACGACTTGCTGTAGTAACGGGAATGCCTTTTTTAGACCCGAAAACCACCGTTAAAGGCTTGTGGTCTGTGAAAAGCGTAAACCTTCGCCCCCACAAATATTGGTGAAACTTCTTGACCCCAAAGATAATGGCGAGGGCTTCCTGCTCTATCTGAGCGTATTTGGTCTCAGCTGGTGTCAATGTCTTTGATGCATGTGCAATCGGTCGATTTTGGCCATTAATACGATAGATGATACGGTACGATACGGTAGATGACTGCACCAAGCCCCTTCGAAGAAGCATCCACGGCCAGGAAGATCTCCTTGCGCGGATCGTAGTGTGTGAGAATTTCGGCAGAAGTGAGCATCTTCTTGATTGCCTCAAACGCATCCACGCAAGACGCCGACCATTGCCATGGCACAGATTTCCTGAGTAAGTTGTTAAGCGGAGCGCAGGCATCCGCCAACGAGGGCAAATACTTTGCGTAGTGCTGAATCATGCCGAGAAACGCCCGTAACTCTGACACTTGCGTGGGAGGAGGCATGTTCAAAATTGCCGACACCTTCTTAGCAGATGGTGGAAATCCCTCCGCTGTAACAACATGTCCCAAGTATTCCACCTGGTGCTGCATGAAGGCACACTTCTCCTTCTTCAGTGTGAAACCAAACTGTCGAAGGCGCTCTAAGACTTGCTCAAAGTTCTTGAGATGCTCCGTGTCGTTCTTGCCAGTGACAATTATGTCGTCCAGATAGCAAGCGACAGACGGAATTCCGGCAATCACTTGCTCCATTGTGCGCTGAAACACCGCAGGGGCAGGTTGCGATGCCAAACGGCATTCGATTGAACCGATATAAACCTTTGTGCGTGTTTATTACCAATATCCTCTTGGCTTCGTCATCCAACTCCATCTGGAGGTACGCCTCAGACAAGTCCAATTTGGTGAACTTCTGGCCTCCATTTAGCACTGCCAACAGCTCTTCCGTTCGAGGCAAAGGATACTGCGCGATCTCAATCTGGGGATTCACTGTGACGCTGAAATCGCCGCAGACTCGAACAGCTCCATTCGGCTTCGGAACAACCACAATGGGGGTAGCCCATTCCGACACCTCGACTGGTTCCAGCCCACCATTCTTTATTTGACGTTGTAGGTCAGCTTGTACTGCCTCACGAGTCGCAAAAGGAATCGGTCGTGGCTTGAAAAACTTTGGCTGAGCGTCGTTTTTGAGATGGAGATGAACCAAGGTCTTGGTACATCTACCGAGCTGATTGCGAAAAAGATCTTCGTACGCCCCCAGAATCTCGTCCAACGCAGCGATTGAGCTAATGGAACCAACAAACAGCTCGTTGAGATTGATGCCTAGCTTGCGTATCCACTCTCGCCCAAGGAGATTAGTGTGCTCCATCTTGGTGAAGATAACTGGTAGGGTTTCTTCTCTTCCATCGATGAAGACAAGAAGGTCTGCCGCCCCACGAAGCGGAATTT
It contains:
- the LOC135384491 gene encoding uncharacterized protein K02A2.6-like — encoded protein: MRYSFDVQIKSTNNIANADGLSRLPEGPDLTFDEQMQQGIFNVEDEEINSVHDFHMSTLPVTAKHIADATQKDHCLAQVLEFIVNDWPKNPEPQFAIYFQKRTELTSHRGCVLWGLHTVIPEKYRADLLDTLLDCHVGQTKMKMLARSYLWWPGLDKDIEARVRCCDQCASVAAQESPVPLHQWESPEKPWCRLHADFAELHGNHYFVLVDAFSKWPEVVRMVSTTAIKTIEVLKDIFLHNGLPQVLVSDNGPPFTSQLFERFLSEQGILHVRTPPYHPKSNGQAENFVRTLKAALSRSSVEDREVLRSFVFKYRVTPHASTGRPPCELLNNRHYRSVLDLVRPAGPSSSPPARDVATKERQKRCHDKRARDRSFGSNTCAWMHDPHKKGHWSSATIVGQEGNVIFRVRDADGKMHRVHKDHLKQRGSLQSWEDELPRASPASCLPPDCLLPFPEVDDTFTSCGDNQTSTEPSPVRRPTSAPGNEAAGPDSSVRRYPLRDRHPVDRYGSI
- the LOC135384492 gene encoding uncharacterized protein K02A2.6-like, which translates into the protein MQGDESATTPTSGAASDDAVRRFRSPGTFDPEKEDWKLYEIRFQAALQVARVINDADKCGLLISSLSPDVFKRLYNLVQPRIVTEVPFKDITAVLSEHFTPKCFREFERSKLFSARQQEGEPVKDFVQRLSAIISRCEYETETDVRACSLLTAFIVGLRDQRIRARLVLEKSLTLDTAIRLAESSLAAEAESKQLHAGTAVHKVTSRNASKESCFRCGNSNHLQESCRFRNEECHACGKIGHIAKMCRTSQPQAKHKKGKRGPKVKLVTDVFLADEDDGKFLTCKIKDKQIVLQVDTGSRATLLDDRTYKKLGEPRLHPSPVRLRAFNKNEIPLRGAADLLVFIDGREETLPVIFTKMEHTNLLGREWIRKLGINLNELFVGSISSIAALDEILGAYEDLFRNQLGRCTKTLVHLHLKNDAQPKFFKPRPIPFATREAVQADLQRQIKNGGLEPVEVSEWATPIVVVPKPNGAVRVCGDFSVTVNPQIEIAQYPLPRTEELLAVLNGGQKFTKLDLSEAYLQMELDDEAKRILRTMEQVIAGIPSVACYLDDIIVTGKNDTEHLKNFEQVLERLRQFGFTLKKEKCAFMQHQVEYLGHVVTAEGFPPSAKKVSAILNMPPPTQVSELRAFLGMIQHYAKYLPSLADACAPLNNLLRKSVPWQWSASCVDAFEAIKKMLTSAEILTHYDPRKEIFLAVDASSKGLGAVIYRIVPYHLSY